In Melitaea cinxia chromosome 4, ilMelCinx1.1, whole genome shotgun sequence, a single genomic region encodes these proteins:
- the LOC123669963 gene encoding uncharacterized protein LOC123669963, which yields MVSFDVQSLFTCLPVEDCISIVSRKLKENDMPIEYADLLKHCLTSGYMLWNNQFYKQVDGVAMGSPVSPVVADIFMEDFEETALRTSPITPRFYKRYVDDTFTILPSDKVSIFLHHLNSINSKIQFTMELEANKSLAFLDVLVIRNPNNTLSHTVYRKHTHTDRYLNGESHHHPTQLATVSKSLFQRARGICDERHLETELQHVKQVLRDNKLRVPRPHRSERVKPATVERVPAVLPFMKGVTDKIGFILKRASIKTFFKPPKTISQFLPSVKCHIPLQDAGVYKLDCDCGLSYIGQTKRSIKTRVKEHIADLKHRRYTKSAICEHSLDTASHYIRFDKPQILAKEHRFQPRMIREAIEIKKHPNFNREDGWQLPPAWDPIINIIKSKTKHNSPQIKDSIST from the coding sequence ATGGTTAGTTTTGATGTGCAATCACTCTTTACATGCTTACCGGTTGAAGATTGCATTAGTATTGTGTCAAGAAAGCTGAAGGAAAATGACATGCCGATAGAATATGCTGACCTTCTCAAGCATTGCCTTACATCTGGCTACATGTTGTGGAATAATCAGTTCTACAAGCAAGTAGATGGCGTAGCGATGGGTTCACCAGTATCCCCCGTTGTTGCCGACATATTTATGGAGGACTTCGAGGAAACTGCTCTGCGTACCTCGCCCATAACACCCAGGTTCTACAAACGGTATGTAGATGATACTTTCACAATATTACCATCTGATAAAGTATCCATATTCTTACACCATCTTAACTCCATAAATTCCAAAATTCAATTCACAATGGAGTTGGAGGCAAATAAATCTTTAGCTTTCTTAGATGTATTAGTCATCCGTAATCCCAACAATACCTTAAGCCATACAGTGTATAGAAAGCATACCCATACGGATAGGTACTTAAACGGCGAATCACACCATCATCCTACACAGTTAGCTACCGTGAgtaaatctttgtttcagagagcacgagggatctgcgatgagcgacacctggagaccgaacttcaacatgtcaagcaagtactgcgagacaacaagcttcgggtaccgcgtcctcatcgcagtgaacgtgtgaaaccagccaccgtcgaacgagtacctgctgtgctaccttttatgaaaggggtcactgacaagattggcttcatcttaaagcgagcttctataaaaacttttttcaagccgccaaaaacgataagtcaatttttaccatctgtcaagtgtcatatacccttacaagatgcaggagtatacaagcttgattgtgactgtggtctctcttatataggacaaacaaaacgatcgatcaaaactcgcgttaaggaacatatagctgacttgaaacatcgtcgctatactaagtccgcaatctgtgaacacagtctagacacagctagccattatattagattcgataaaccacagatcctcgcaaaagaacaccgattccaaccaaggatgatccgtgaggctattgaaattaaaaaacatccaaatttcaatagagaagatggctggcaattaccacctgcttgggaccccattattaatataattaaatcaaaaaccaagcataattcaccacagattaaagactcaattagcaca